One Candidatus Devosia phytovorans genomic window carries:
- a CDS encoding extracellular solute-binding protein, giving the protein MTIRIDRRQFLMGSTALVAAGVAGFTPAFAQGTSLRQFFWGGQARADRTYGVNELFATANGAQVDSSFLGWADYWPKLATETAGGNAPDVIQMDYRYIVEYAKRNAIAPLDDYVGAGLKLDGFDEDQLEGGKVDGKLYGISLGANSVAQVVNLTAFEEAGIEPPNRDTTMDDLRAMGEAFKTANIRGGMKAIADGSGSEPMLDNWLRQKGLALYTAEGQLGFTAAEMTEWFALWAEFREAGICVSAEDQALDTGGPLEVTMVVLGKAAMMPSNSNQLVAFQTLMQDKLTITSYPRIAAGVGGGHYRKPSMFFSIGGSSANKELAAEYLSFFVNDLEAAKVLGVERGIPCFEAVRASIAPELSEQDQIALDYVSNLGDLLGPIPPPPPAAAGEIDISLLRMLSQEVAFGARSPEDAGQYFVTEATAILQRSA; this is encoded by the coding sequence ATGACTATCCGTATCGATCGCCGCCAGTTCCTGATGGGCTCGACCGCTCTTGTGGCTGCCGGTGTCGCCGGTTTCACGCCGGCCTTTGCTCAAGGCACCTCGCTCCGCCAGTTCTTCTGGGGCGGCCAGGCCCGTGCTGACCGCACCTATGGCGTCAACGAACTCTTCGCCACCGCCAATGGCGCCCAGGTGGATTCCAGCTTCCTTGGCTGGGCCGATTACTGGCCCAAGCTGGCGACCGAAACCGCCGGCGGCAATGCCCCCGACGTCATCCAGATGGACTATCGCTATATCGTCGAATACGCCAAGCGCAACGCCATCGCCCCGCTCGACGACTATGTCGGCGCCGGCCTCAAGCTCGACGGCTTCGATGAAGACCAGCTCGAGGGCGGCAAGGTCGACGGCAAGCTCTATGGCATCAGCCTTGGCGCCAATTCCGTGGCCCAGGTGGTCAATCTGACTGCCTTCGAGGAAGCCGGCATCGAGCCGCCCAATCGCGACACGACAATGGACGACTTGCGTGCCATGGGTGAAGCCTTCAAGACCGCCAATATCCGCGGTGGCATGAAGGCGATTGCCGACGGTTCAGGCTCCGAGCCCATGCTCGACAACTGGCTGCGTCAGAAGGGCCTGGCGCTCTATACCGCCGAAGGCCAGCTTGGCTTTACCGCTGCCGAAATGACTGAATGGTTTGCCCTCTGGGCCGAATTCCGCGAGGCCGGCATCTGTGTCAGTGCCGAGGATCAGGCCCTCGATACCGGCGGCCCGCTCGAAGTGACCATGGTGGTGCTGGGCAAGGCGGCGATGATGCCGTCCAACTCCAACCAGCTGGTCGCCTTCCAGACCCTGATGCAGGACAAGCTGACCATCACCTCCTATCCGCGCATCGCGGCCGGCGTCGGTGGCGGTCACTATCGCAAGCCCTCTATGTTCTTCTCAATCGGCGGTTCGTCGGCCAACAAGGAACTGGCCGCCGAATATCTCAGCTTCTTCGTCAATGATCTCGAAGCGGCAAAAGTGCTGGGCGTCGAGCGCGGCATTCCTTGCTTTGAAGCCGTGCGCGCCTCGATCGCGCCCGAGCTCAGCGAGCAGGACCAGATCGCGCTCGACTATGTGTCCAACCTAGGTGACTTGCTCGGCCCCATTCCGCCTCCGCCACCAGCAGCGGCCGGTGAAATCGACATCTCCCTGCTCCGTATGCTGAGCCAGGAAGTCGCTTTCGGCGCCCGCTCGCCAGAGGACGCCGGCCAGTACTTCGTCACCGAAGCCACGGCCATTCTGCAACGCTCCGCCTAA
- a CDS encoding LysR family transcriptional regulator, whose protein sequence is MDKLLNQFLAVADAGSITGASAALLVTQPTLTFNMRKLEEQIGVKLLQRSSRGVTLTTYGETLYENARLMRRLHHNMLGAIADQRERSERGISMGSGYSWWTLFLKDMVVDYQRQFPNAPVHVSLGNQLRCMDQLIAGDISLFLAHEFEGLSPHVGVEFLPLTQVRHGFFVRQGHPLLGRPRRVSEIEAYPQATTTPPESRHQRYFDASRRHTRAETVFDRTSYAFASNALEACVDYVQSCDAVLRHSQVMEESFAHQGLVAVEQAEMPRESRMGIYLLAESRHEERIVDLVRRIGEAAAAVLPPLA, encoded by the coding sequence ATGGACAAGTTGCTCAACCAATTTCTGGCCGTGGCCGATGCGGGCTCGATTACAGGAGCGTCTGCGGCCCTTCTGGTCACCCAGCCGACGCTCACCTTCAACATGCGCAAACTCGAGGAGCAGATCGGCGTCAAGCTGCTGCAGCGCTCGTCTCGTGGGGTGACGCTCACCACCTATGGCGAGACGCTTTACGAGAATGCACGGCTGATGCGGCGCCTGCATCACAATATGCTGGGCGCCATTGCCGATCAGCGCGAGCGCAGCGAACGCGGCATTTCCATGGGCTCGGGCTATTCGTGGTGGACGCTGTTTCTCAAGGACATGGTGGTGGACTATCAGCGCCAGTTTCCCAATGCGCCGGTGCATGTGAGCCTTGGCAACCAGTTGCGCTGCATGGACCAGTTGATCGCCGGGGATATTTCGCTGTTCCTGGCGCATGAATTCGAGGGGCTGAGCCCGCATGTCGGGGTCGAGTTCCTGCCACTGACACAGGTGCGGCACGGGTTTTTCGTGCGTCAAGGCCATCCCCTGTTGGGCCGCCCTCGTCGGGTCAGCGAGATCGAGGCCTATCCGCAGGCGACAACGACGCCACCGGAAAGCCGGCACCAGCGCTATTTCGACGCCAGCCGTCGCCATACGCGGGCAGAAACGGTGTTCGATCGCACCAGCTATGCCTTTGCCTCCAATGCGCTGGAGGCCTGCGTTGACTATGTGCAGAGCTGCGACGCGGTGTTGCGGCACAGCCAGGTCATGGAAGAGAGCTTTGCGCACCAGGGGCTGGTTGCGGTGGAACAGGCCGAAATGCCGCGCGAGAGCCGGATGGGGATTTACCTGCTCGCCGAGAGCCGGCACGAGGAGCGGATCGTTGATCTGGTCAGACGAATTGGAGAGGCAGCGGCTGCAGTCCTGCCTCCGCTTGCGTAA
- a CDS encoding TetR/AcrR family transcriptional regulator: MSDPSSAADAAPPTRKADAPKRQRNAEKTKAAILVAARAEFAARGFEGARVDAIATLAGANKRLLYHYFGNKEDLYRAVLLDAYQEIRRGERALSLDQYGPVDAMDRLVRFTFRHFLANPWFPRLLNTENIENARFLKSLSDIPALHSPLVGQIRTIVERGADAGIFRRDVDPVQLYISIAALGFFYVSNMATLSVIFDRDLSGIDMVQEREAQAVQMVVDYLKTRN; the protein is encoded by the coding sequence GTGTCAGACCCCTCTTCAGCCGCGGACGCGGCACCGCCGACGCGCAAGGCTGACGCCCCCAAGCGCCAGCGCAATGCGGAAAAGACCAAGGCGGCCATCCTCGTGGCGGCGCGGGCCGAATTTGCCGCGCGTGGCTTCGAGGGCGCGCGGGTGGACGCCATTGCGACGCTGGCCGGCGCCAACAAGCGGCTGCTCTACCACTATTTCGGCAACAAGGAGGACCTCTACCGGGCTGTCCTGCTCGATGCCTATCAGGAAATCCGCCGCGGCGAGCGCGCGCTGTCGCTCGATCAATATGGTCCTGTCGATGCCATGGACCGGCTGGTGCGTTTCACCTTCCGCCACTTCCTCGCCAATCCCTGGTTTCCGCGCCTGCTCAATACGGAAAACATCGAGAATGCGCGTTTCCTGAAGTCGCTCTCGGATATTCCGGCGCTGCATTCCCCGCTGGTCGGACAGATCCGCACCATTGTCGAGCGCGGCGCCGATGCCGGCATTTTCCGCCGCGATGTCGATCCGGTGCAGCTCTATATTTCCATCGCGGCGCTGGGCTTTTTCTACGTCTCCAACATGGCGACCCTGTCGGTCATCTTTGATCGCGATCTGAGCGGCATCGACATGGTGCAGGAGCGCGAGGCCCAGGCGGTGCAGATGGTGGTGGACTACCTCAAGACGCGAAACTGA
- a CDS encoding tripartite tricarboxylate transporter permease, with the protein MFDGLVLLGAGVAHFLTPGSLFNVVWATLLGLVIGILPGLTATMGVALLVTLTYKMQADQAILTLMCVYLGAIYGGSRTAILLNIPGTPANAAATLDGHPLALQGKAGLAMGLATTSSTLGTLVGIFFLAIIAPILSEAALKFGSYEFFWLALFGVVISGQMTGSDTPLKGYIAGILGLLVAMVGMETLHAHQRFTFGIPALGGGVDIIPAMVGAFGLAEILSSMKRTAVANIVPVNDRVVPTLREIFQYWKTIIRSGIIGTFVGIIPGVGEDVGSWSSYAAAKKASKHPEEFGKGSQEGLIAAETGDNAVVSAAMIPTLTLALPGSAAAAVLIAAMLIHGIRPGPMLMVENPIFLYQVVAMLLLATLANLIFGLSLTKVFIKVLSVPRERLMAVIYVLCVVGSFAITQRLFDVYVMLFFGIVGFLLREMKFPMAPLVLGIVLGDLLDLNLRRGLMLTNGDPTPFFTRPISAVICLIIVATILMSIPSVSKRVRPLFSRGRGTADAQG; encoded by the coding sequence ATGTTTGACGGTCTTGTTCTCCTTGGCGCTGGCGTGGCGCATTTCCTGACGCCGGGCAGCCTGTTCAATGTGGTCTGGGCGACGCTGCTCGGTCTGGTCATCGGCATCCTGCCCGGCCTCACCGCCACCATGGGCGTCGCGCTATTGGTGACGCTGACCTATAAAATGCAGGCCGACCAGGCGATCCTGACGCTGATGTGCGTCTATCTCGGCGCCATCTATGGCGGCAGCCGTACCGCTATCCTGCTCAATATTCCCGGCACGCCCGCCAATGCCGCGGCGACGCTCGATGGTCACCCCCTGGCGCTGCAGGGCAAGGCGGGTCTCGCCATGGGTCTCGCCACCACGTCCTCCACACTGGGCACTTTGGTGGGCATTTTCTTTCTCGCCATCATCGCGCCAATCCTCTCCGAAGCGGCGCTCAAATTCGGCTCCTATGAATTCTTCTGGCTGGCGCTGTTTGGCGTGGTGATCTCGGGCCAGATGACCGGCAGCGATACGCCGCTCAAGGGCTATATCGCCGGCATCCTGGGCCTGCTCGTTGCCATGGTGGGCATGGAGACGCTGCATGCCCACCAGCGCTTCACCTTCGGCATTCCAGCACTGGGCGGCGGTGTCGATATCATTCCCGCCATGGTCGGCGCCTTTGGCCTTGCCGAAATCCTCTCCTCGATGAAGCGCACGGCCGTGGCCAATATCGTGCCGGTCAATGACCGCGTCGTGCCGACGCTGCGCGAGATTTTCCAATATTGGAAGACCATCATCCGCTCCGGCATCATCGGCACTTTCGTCGGTATCATTCCTGGCGTCGGCGAAGATGTCGGCTCCTGGAGCTCCTATGCTGCCGCCAAGAAAGCCAGCAAGCATCCCGAAGAATTCGGCAAGGGCAGCCAGGAAGGCCTGATCGCCGCCGAAACCGGCGACAATGCCGTGGTCTCCGCCGCCATGATTCCGACGCTGACCCTGGCCTTGCCCGGCTCGGCCGCTGCAGCCGTGCTGATCGCCGCCATGCTGATCCATGGCATTCGCCCCGGGCCCATGCTGATGGTCGAAAACCCGATCTTCCTCTACCAGGTCGTCGCCATGCTGCTGCTGGCAACGCTGGCCAACCTGATCTTTGGCCTGTCGCTGACCAAGGTCTTCATCAAGGTGCTCTCGGTACCGCGCGAGCGCCTGATGGCGGTCATCTATGTGCTTTGCGTTGTTGGCTCTTTCGCCATCACCCAACGCCTGTTCGACGTCTATGTCATGCTGTTTTTCGGCATCGTCGGCTTCCTGCTGCGCGAGATGAAATTCCCCATGGCGCCGCTGGTGCTGGGCATCGTGCTCGGCGACCTGCTCGATCTCAACCTGCGACGCGGGTTGATGTTGACCAATGGCGATCCGACCCCCTTCTTTACCCGGCCGATCTCGGCTGTTATCTGCCTGATCATCGTCGCGACGATTTTGATGTCCATTCCCTCGGTATCCAAGCGTGTCAGACCCCTCTTCAGCCGCGGACGCGGCACCGCCGACGCGCAAGGCTGA
- a CDS encoding tripartite tricarboxylate transporter TctB family protein translates to MSMPDTSEEAVRARADLITACLLVALGVAVVYFSWTMDRLEVRRINPATIPGLVPLFLGIALTICGSLLVLRSWKLSAPGSGALLLQLLFSWTSLRVLVVLGLALVFTLGLMGRMPFWLAAGLFIFAFIVLFETVMADTPKPIVPALLWALGIAAVGGGGTYYVFERIFLVRLP, encoded by the coding sequence ATGAGCATGCCGGATACGAGCGAAGAGGCCGTCCGGGCCCGTGCCGATCTCATCACCGCCTGCCTGCTCGTCGCCCTGGGCGTTGCCGTGGTCTATTTCTCCTGGACCATGGACCGGCTCGAAGTGCGCCGCATCAATCCGGCCACCATTCCCGGTCTGGTGCCACTGTTTCTGGGCATTGCCCTGACCATCTGCGGTTCCCTGCTGGTCCTGCGCTCGTGGAAGCTGAGCGCGCCGGGCAGTGGCGCCCTTTTGCTACAATTGCTGTTTTCCTGGACGTCGCTGCGTGTGCTGGTCGTGCTCGGCCTGGCGCTGGTCTTCACGCTCGGCCTGATGGGTCGCATGCCCTTCTGGCTGGCCGCCGGGCTCTTCATCTTCGCCTTCATCGTGCTGTTCGAGACGGTGATGGCCGATACGCCAAAGCCCATCGTGCCAGCCCTGCTCTGGGCGCTCGGCATTGCGGCCGTTGGCGGTGGCGGCACCTACTATGTCTTCGAACGCATCTTCCTCGTTCGCCTGCCCTAG
- a CDS encoding tripartite tricarboxylate transporter substrate binding protein — protein MQTLRLVLATGTSFLVLGTTMTFAQDSAAATEWKPDRPINLIVPWGAGGSTDQVTRVTAPILGEALGVDVVVVNQPGASGAIGTQEVLNSVKDGYTWTANAIANNATYSVTGLLPDTDIDDWHIYLSVANVPVVSVPAGSEFEDFGQLLEAFKTRGNEVTVATAGITSSGGTAIAALSDSADGFDYNMITYDGGGPAAIATASGEAMVTTQLAVEQTELIRGGRLKALAVLSDQPLVLEGAEPIPPITDWIPDMELAPDYFGIFVPVGVPDEVVATLDKIWGEKVMSSDAIKTYAETFGAVFAPSYGADARAAAMPVVILEACSSVARGEAVNDPATIGIDCETRTEVGAQ, from the coding sequence ATGCAGACATTGCGACTCGTCCTGGCCACGGGAACGTCGTTCCTGGTGCTCGGGACTACCATGACTTTCGCCCAGGATTCAGCCGCCGCGACCGAGTGGAAACCGGACCGCCCGATCAATTTGATTGTGCCATGGGGCGCCGGCGGCTCGACCGACCAGGTCACCCGCGTTACCGCGCCAATTCTGGGCGAAGCGCTCGGCGTCGATGTGGTTGTGGTCAACCAGCCCGGCGCATCAGGCGCCATCGGCACGCAGGAAGTGCTCAATTCCGTCAAGGATGGCTATACCTGGACCGCCAATGCCATTGCCAACAACGCCACCTATTCGGTGACGGGCCTGCTGCCCGATACCGATATCGACGACTGGCACATCTATCTCTCCGTCGCCAATGTGCCGGTGGTCTCCGTGCCCGCCGGCAGCGAGTTCGAGGATTTCGGCCAGCTGCTGGAAGCCTTCAAGACGCGCGGCAATGAAGTGACGGTTGCGACAGCCGGCATTACCTCTTCGGGCGGCACCGCCATCGCCGCGCTCTCTGATTCCGCCGATGGCTTTGACTACAATATGATTACCTATGATGGCGGTGGTCCGGCTGCTATCGCGACCGCTTCCGGTGAGGCCATGGTCACCACCCAGCTCGCGGTGGAACAGACCGAGCTGATCCGCGGTGGTCGTCTGAAGGCCCTGGCCGTGCTCTCCGATCAGCCGCTGGTGCTCGAAGGGGCAGAGCCCATTCCGCCGATCACCGACTGGATCCCGGACATGGAACTGGCACCCGATTATTTCGGCATTTTCGTGCCGGTCGGCGTGCCCGATGAAGTCGTCGCCACGCTCGACAAGATCTGGGGCGAGAAGGTGATGTCCTCGGACGCCATCAAGACCTATGCCGAAACCTTCGGCGCCGTCTTTGCGCCCTCCTATGGCGCCGATGCCCGCGCCGCTGCCATGCCGGTGGTGATCCTTGAAGCCTGTTCCTCGGTCGCCCGCGGCGAGGCGGTCAATGATCCCGCGACAATCGGCATCGACTGCGAAACGCGCACCGAAGTGGGCGCGCAATAA
- a CDS encoding sulfite exporter TauE/SafE family protein, producing the protein MDIDLTRWLIMGLALAAGAVVKGATGMGLPLIALPVLTSILGIQHAVGLMTVPLIATNFWQVWRFRSVIRERGMGFLPRFLVAGSVGIVIGTWALTSLPERLLVLTLGLILLAYVALKLAKPHLIVGPETAQRFGPLAGAGAGVLQGATGISAPIGVTFIHAMGFARDHHLFAVSAMFLTFAVVQLPSLAVADVMEPEWLVEGLLALVPILLFMPLGQWISGKLSRKAFDRMILIFLGLLGLKMVIGL; encoded by the coding sequence ATGGATATCGATCTGACGCGCTGGCTGATCATGGGCCTGGCGCTGGCTGCGGGCGCCGTGGTCAAAGGTGCCACGGGCATGGGATTGCCGTTGATTGCGCTGCCTGTGCTGACTTCCATTTTGGGCATTCAGCATGCCGTCGGGCTGATGACCGTACCGTTGATCGCGACCAATTTCTGGCAGGTCTGGCGCTTCCGCAGCGTGATCCGCGAAAGGGGCATGGGCTTCCTGCCCCGCTTTCTGGTTGCTGGCAGCGTGGGTATCGTCATCGGCACCTGGGCGCTGACCAGCCTGCCCGAGCGCCTGCTTGTCCTGACGCTGGGGCTTATTCTCCTCGCCTATGTGGCGCTGAAACTGGCCAAGCCGCATCTGATCGTCGGGCCGGAGACGGCGCAGCGCTTCGGGCCCTTGGCCGGCGCGGGCGCTGGCGTGCTGCAGGGCGCCACCGGCATTTCGGCGCCGATCGGGGTGACCTTCATCCACGCCATGGGCTTTGCCAGGGATCATCACCTGTTCGCCGTCTCGGCCATGTTCCTGACCTTTGCCGTGGTGCAATTGCCATCCCTGGCGGTGGCCGACGTGATGGAGCCGGAATGGCTGGTCGAAGGCCTTCTGGCGCTCGTGCCGATCCTGCTCTTCATGCCGCTCGGCCAATGGATCAGCGGCAAGCTCAGCCGCAAGGCGTTTGACCGGATGATCCTGATCTTCCTCGGCCTGCTTGGCCTCAAGATGGTTATCGGCCTCTAG